From the Nodularia sp. NIES-3585 genome, one window contains:
- a CDS encoding LL-diaminopimelate aminotransferase, translating to MLNADTTHPLAPKVVEALVDAATQLGHQSTYTGYGELEGNVKLREAICKNYYKPRGIDLQPEEIFVSDGAHSATFDIQALFGLDNIIALQDPIYPPYLEANLLAGRSDIIYLECNEQNNFVPEIPKSKVDVIYLCFPNNPTGAVATKEQLKAFVDYAINYDSIIIFDAVYSAFITDPKIPKSIYEIEGATECAIEIGSFSKMAGFTGLRLGWSVVPAALTLESTVAGELTQLCRISQSIRFWGASSLVQQGGIAALSCQQECQEIVNYYLENARILKEGLSALGLTCFGGTNNPYIWVKGPEGMNSWEVFNQLLCKADIVGIPGSLFGSNGEGFLRLSTLCRQEDIKKAMNLSD from the coding sequence ATGTTGAATGCTGATACAACTCATCCTTTAGCACCCAAAGTTGTGGAAGCTTTAGTTGATGCTGCGACTCAGCTAGGTCATCAGTCAACTTATACAGGATATGGGGAATTGGAAGGGAATGTCAAGCTGAGAGAAGCTATCTGCAAGAACTATTATAAGCCTCGTGGAATTGACCTCCAACCAGAGGAAATTTTTGTTAGTGATGGGGCGCATTCAGCTACTTTTGATATCCAAGCACTCTTTGGTTTAGATAATATTATTGCCCTACAAGACCCGATATATCCCCCATACTTAGAGGCAAATCTCTTGGCTGGGAGGAGTGACATTATCTACTTAGAGTGCAACGAGCAAAATAATTTCGTTCCAGAGATTCCTAAGTCCAAGGTGGATGTAATTTACCTATGTTTTCCCAACAATCCTACAGGAGCAGTTGCTACTAAAGAGCAACTCAAAGCCTTTGTTGATTATGCCATAAATTATGATTCTATTATTATTTTTGATGCTGTTTATAGTGCTTTTATTACCGACCCCAAGATTCCTAAAAGTATTTATGAAATAGAAGGGGCTACTGAATGTGCCATTGAAATTGGCAGTTTTTCCAAAATGGCTGGATTCACTGGATTGAGATTAGGTTGGTCTGTGGTTCCTGCGGCTCTAACCCTTGAAAGCACTGTGGCGGGAGAGTTGACTCAGTTGTGTAGAATTAGTCAATCTATCAGATTTTGGGGTGCTTCTAGTTTAGTACAACAAGGAGGGATTGCGGCTTTATCCTGCCAACAAGAATGTCAAGAAATTGTGAACTATTACCTAGAAAATGCCAGAATTCTCAAGGAGGGTTTGTCAGCGTTGGGACTGACGTGTTTTGGTGGCACTAATAATCCTTATATATGGGTCAAAGGACCAGAGGGAATGAATTCTTGGGAAGTTTTTAACCAACTGTTGTGCAAAGCAGATATTGTTGGTATACCTGGTTCTTTGTTTGGTTCTAATGGAGAAGGTTTCTTACGTCTAAGTACCTTGTGTCGCCAAGAAGATATAAAAAAGGCAATGAACCTATCCGACTAA
- the cysE gene encoding serine O-acetyltransferase, which translates to MLSRLRADFRIIFERDPAARNWLEVLFCYPGLQALLFHRLAHWLYHIGLPFIPRLISHTARFLTGIEIHPGATIGLGVFIDHGMGVVIGETAIVGDYTLIYQGVTLGGTGKQTGKRHPTVGENVVVGAGAKVLGNIQIGNNVRIGAGSVVLRDVPTDCTVVGVPGRIVYRSGARVAPLEHNNLPDSEAEVIRALVDRIESLEQQVQNLQNNQSSPKTHVLAVSVVSPESDFAQEAPLCSLRDKAIQQFLDGAGI; encoded by the coding sequence GTGCTATCTAGACTACGTGCTGATTTTCGCATCATATTTGAACGTGACCCGGCTGCCCGTAACTGGTTAGAGGTCTTGTTTTGTTACCCAGGTTTGCAAGCCCTGCTATTCCACAGGCTAGCTCACTGGCTCTACCATATTGGTCTGCCCTTTATCCCCCGCTTAATTTCTCACACAGCTAGGTTTTTGACAGGAATCGAAATCCATCCAGGCGCAACAATTGGGCTGGGTGTATTTATTGACCACGGGATGGGTGTGGTCATCGGTGAAACGGCGATAGTGGGCGATTATACCCTGATTTATCAAGGTGTCACCCTTGGGGGAACTGGTAAACAAACCGGCAAGCGCCATCCGACTGTGGGGGAAAATGTCGTAGTTGGAGCCGGTGCAAAGGTACTGGGAAATATTCAAATTGGTAATAATGTCCGCATTGGTGCAGGGTCAGTTGTTCTCAGGGATGTGCCGACTGATTGCACAGTCGTAGGCGTACCCGGTCGCATTGTCTATCGTTCTGGTGCGCGAGTTGCTCCCCTAGAACACAACAACTTGCCAGATTCGGAAGCTGAAGTAATTCGTGCTTTAGTTGATCGGATTGAATCTTTGGAACAACAAGTCCAAAATCTCCAAAACAATCAAAGTTCCCCGAAAACTCATGTTTTGGCCGTTTCTGTAGTTTCTCCCGAAAGTGATTTTGCTCAGGAAGCTCCCTTGTGTAGCCTCAGAGATAAAGCCATTCAGCAATTTCTGGATGGGGCGGGGATTTAG
- a CDS encoding DEAD/DEAH box helicase, producing the protein MTFSKLAPFIQEYIYHHNWTELRPVQLAACEVIFNTDAHLLIAAATAAGKTEAAFLPVLTLLHEKPASSIGALYIGPIKALINDQFERLNDLLKTADIPVWHWHGDVAQSRKNKLIKNPQGILQITPESLESLLINKNHDLMRLFGDLRFVIIDEIHSFMGSERGCQIICQLQRLANATKTQPRRIGLSATLGNYAMAEDWLRSGTNQPVITPNITAEKRQIKLAVEHFYLDSEIDESEATAYEKYIFNLSKSRKCLIFANNRTQTESVIASLRRIAIQQALPDIYHVHHGSISASLRQAAENAMREPHNPAVTAATLTLELGIDIGHLERVIQLESPLSVASFLQRLGRSGRRGEAADMRLICGENQPLSEAPLPEQIPWQLLQCIAIIQLYLEERWIEPIEAIKYPLSLLYHQTMSILAATGEMTPAALAKQILNLSPFAAISSEEFKLLLRYLIDIDHIHQTEQGKLIIGLAGEKIVGKFQFYAVFADTQEYTVKQGTTEIGSIAIPSPVGSQFALAGRTWEVLEVDFKKKVILVKQVAGKATIYWRGGSGSIHTRVLQRMRQVLLEDIEYSYLQSNAQKRLKLVRQVSRKAGLDKQNILQLEKGKCCIFPWMGTVAYRTLERLLNSFCRESLEINSIGGVNPYYLTIKLGKDKFKLLQTELVSLCEQRITAEDLVSSAEAPELQKYDQFIPHSLLRKAFTEDYLNIIEVKKQILLW; encoded by the coding sequence ATGACCTTCTCTAAACTCGCACCTTTTATCCAAGAATACATCTACCATCACAACTGGACTGAATTACGTCCAGTACAATTAGCAGCTTGTGAAGTTATCTTTAACACTGATGCCCATTTACTAATTGCGGCTGCAACTGCGGCGGGGAAAACAGAAGCAGCATTTTTACCAGTATTGACTCTACTACATGAAAAACCCGCTAGTAGTATCGGTGCATTATATATTGGCCCCATCAAAGCTTTAATTAACGACCAATTTGAGCGCCTTAACGACTTGCTAAAAACAGCAGATATACCCGTATGGCATTGGCATGGTGATGTAGCACAAAGTCGCAAAAACAAGCTGATCAAAAATCCCCAAGGCATTCTCCAAATTACGCCAGAATCTTTAGAAAGTTTGTTAATTAACAAGAATCATGACTTGATGCGCTTATTTGGTGATTTACGATTTGTGATCATTGATGAAATCCATTCCTTTATGGGTTCTGAACGTGGTTGTCAGATTATTTGCCAATTACAGCGTTTAGCCAACGCAACAAAAACCCAACCCCGCCGCATTGGTTTATCAGCAACTCTGGGTAATTATGCAATGGCTGAAGATTGGTTGCGTTCTGGAACTAATCAGCCAGTAATTACTCCTAATATCACAGCCGAAAAACGCCAAATTAAGCTGGCGGTAGAACATTTTTATCTTGATAGTGAAATTGATGAATCAGAAGCCACAGCTTACGAGAAATATATTTTTAACCTCAGCAAATCTCGTAAATGTCTGATTTTCGCTAACAATCGTACCCAAACTGAATCAGTAATTGCATCTTTACGGCGAATTGCCATACAACAAGCATTACCAGATATCTATCACGTACATCATGGCAGTATCTCTGCTAGCTTACGACAAGCTGCGGAAAATGCCATGCGCGAACCCCACAATCCGGCTGTGACTGCTGCTACACTCACTTTAGAATTAGGCATAGATATTGGTCATTTAGAGCGAGTCATTCAGTTAGAATCACCTTTGTCTGTTGCTAGCTTTTTACAACGTTTAGGACGTAGTGGGAGGAGAGGTGAAGCTGCTGATATGCGCTTGATTTGTGGGGAAAATCAACCATTATCTGAAGCACCTTTACCCGAACAAATTCCCTGGCAACTTTTACAATGTATTGCGATTATTCAACTTTATCTAGAAGAACGTTGGATTGAACCGATAGAAGCGATTAAATATCCCTTGAGTTTGCTGTATCATCAGACAATGAGCATTTTAGCAGCAACAGGAGAAATGACACCTGCGGCTTTAGCTAAACAGATTTTAAATTTATCTCCCTTTGCGGCTATTTCTTCAGAAGAATTTAAGTTACTATTACGCTATTTAATTGATATAGACCACATTCATCAAACAGAACAAGGTAAATTAATTATTGGTTTAGCCGGAGAAAAGATAGTCGGAAAATTTCAGTTTTATGCTGTTTTTGCTGATACTCAAGAATATACAGTCAAGCAAGGGACAACAGAAATTGGTAGTATTGCCATACCGTCGCCTGTGGGTAGTCAATTCGCCTTAGCAGGTAGAACTTGGGAAGTTTTAGAAGTTGACTTTAAAAAAAAGGTGATTTTAGTGAAGCAAGTAGCAGGTAAAGCTACTATTTATTGGCGGGGCGGTAGTGGTAGTATTCACACTAGAGTTTTGCAAAGAATGCGGCAGGTATTACTAGAAGATATAGAATATAGCTATTTGCAAAGTAATGCTCAAAAACGTTTAAAATTAGTTCGGCAAGTGAGCCGAAAAGCTGGATTAGATAAACAAAATATTTTACAATTAGAAAAAGGCAAATGTTGCATATTTCCTTGGATGGGTACAGTGGCTTACCGGACTTTGGAAAGGTTGCTTAATTCCTTTTGTCGAGAATCATTAGAAATTAACAGTATTGGTGGGGTTAATCCCTATTATTTAACAATCAAATTAGGTAAAGATAAATTTAAACTTCTGCAAACAGAACTTGTTTCATTGTGTGAACAAAGAATTACAGCAGAAGATTTAGTCAGTTCCGCAGAAGCCCCAGAATTGCAAAAATATGATCAATTTATCCCCCATTCCCTGTTAAGAAAAGCCTTTACGGAAGATTACTTAAATATTATAGAAGTTAAAAAACAAATTTTACTTTGGTAG
- a CDS encoding Npun_F5749 family FMN-dependent PPOX-type flavoprotein: MSIAPWRSAIARALHRNRSLVYARYLQIATVRENNRPANRTVVFRGFLEDSNQLKFITDARSDKVDQIEKQPWAEICWYFPNTREQFRISGCLNFIGDDTSHPIQAARIKIWQELSDAARLQFAWPDPGKPRVDKPEAFEPSPPNPAQPVPNFCLLLLDPQEVDHLELRGEPQNRRIYCRDEEREWYSQEINP; this comes from the coding sequence ATGTCCATTGCTCCTTGGCGAAGCGCGATCGCTCGTGCGCTGCATCGTAATCGTAGCCTAGTTTACGCCCGTTACCTACAAATAGCAACAGTCCGGGAAAACAATCGTCCTGCTAATCGTACTGTCGTTTTTCGTGGTTTTCTGGAAGATAGCAACCAGTTAAAATTTATTACTGATGCTCGTAGTGATAAAGTTGACCAAATAGAAAAACAACCTTGGGCAGAAATTTGTTGGTATTTCCCCAACACGCGAGAACAATTTCGCATTTCTGGCTGTTTAAATTTCATCGGAGATGATACTTCTCACCCCATCCAAGCAGCCAGGATCAAAATTTGGCAAGAATTAAGTGATGCAGCGCGTTTACAATTTGCTTGGCCTGATCCTGGTAAACCCAGAGTAGATAAACCAGAAGCCTTTGAACCATCACCACCTAATCCCGCCCAGCCAGTGCCAAATTTTTGCTTACTACTACTCGACCCCCAGGAGGTAGACCATTTAGAATTGCGGGGTGAACCACAAAATCGCCGAATTTACTGCCGCGATGAGGAAAGAGAGTGGTATAGCCAGGAAATTAATCCTTAA
- a CDS encoding rhodanese-like domain-containing protein: MTGNPSGQVITQISVEELAQRLSSGDVSIQLVDVREPQELAAASIEGFVNLPLSEFVEWGDQVPTMFNPQAETLVLCHHGIRSAQMCQWLMVQGFTNVKNITGGIDAYSLLVDNSIPQY; encoded by the coding sequence ATGACAGGGAATCCTTCTGGTCAAGTCATTACTCAGATTAGTGTAGAGGAACTGGCGCAACGTTTGTCTTCTGGTGATGTAAGTATTCAGTTAGTAGACGTGCGCGAACCTCAAGAACTGGCAGCCGCGAGCATTGAAGGCTTTGTCAACCTCCCCCTGAGCGAATTTGTGGAATGGGGCGATCAAGTCCCCACGATGTTCAATCCCCAAGCTGAAACTCTTGTATTATGTCACCACGGTATTCGCTCTGCCCAGATGTGCCAGTGGTTAATGGTTCAAGGGTTTACAAATGTTAAAAATATTACAGGTGGCATTGATGCCTATTCTCTATTAGTGGATAATTCAATTCCCCAATATTAG
- a CDS encoding DUF3352 domain-containing protein yields the protein MSNVNSQRSFFGFLLAGAIPSVAAGIALLIMATGVYWFFTKTPVKFFASTSQPNAVIFVSKLAPVTVSLLTNPERLQSLERKGELSQLKTSLLAKSGIDYKQDIKPWLGNEITLSVTTVDIDRDPENGKQPGYLMALATEKPEKSREFLDLLFSRRVLAGANLAVEQYEGVKLISDDSQLQQDSLAGAVVDGFVLFANDLKVLRDAINNVQAPDLNLSSSSQYQKASQQLPKASLATAFLNLPAVAEWQGLELPEVTFDSQIISLSLNSKGVLAETNFLTDSEITPVSPPLNKTVKALEYIPDAAGLVISSSHLDNLGNSDLAKLWTQVKTALSGSGTDAISSLVKPLAEVEKSQGINLAEDIFSWVKGEYALAVLPRAGEVTADWVFVVEKLEAVPEGISRLDAIASSRGLSISSFNLNQQKIFAWTELNAVTKETDTQARPAFAIEADVQGVHTTLENYEIFASNLETLNEVITTKNGSLKSDSNFQDSIAAIPQPNQGYVYLDWTKSQTLLERQLPILQLVEVVGKPFFQNLRSLTISSYGSEKGLLKGGVLFRFLD from the coding sequence ATGTCTAATGTCAATAGTCAACGCTCATTCTTTGGTTTCTTGCTGGCTGGCGCGATACCTTCGGTCGCCGCAGGCATCGCACTCCTAATTATGGCCACAGGCGTTTACTGGTTTTTCACCAAGACTCCGGTTAAGTTCTTCGCCTCTACCTCACAGCCGAATGCTGTTATCTTCGTCTCAAAACTGGCTCCGGTAACGGTTTCGTTGCTGACGAATCCTGAGCGATTGCAGTCATTGGAGCGCAAAGGGGAATTATCTCAACTCAAAACCAGTTTATTGGCTAAGAGTGGCATAGATTATAAACAAGATATTAAACCCTGGCTAGGAAATGAAATCACCCTCTCCGTGACGACTGTAGATATTGATCGTGATCCAGAGAACGGAAAGCAGCCAGGGTATTTAATGGCACTAGCTACCGAGAAACCAGAGAAAAGCCGCGAGTTTTTAGATTTGTTATTTTCTCGCAGGGTATTGGCTGGGGCAAATTTGGCTGTTGAGCAGTATGAAGGCGTAAAGCTGATATCTGACGATTCCCAACTACAGCAAGATTCCCTGGCTGGTGCAGTTGTCGATGGTTTTGTCTTATTTGCTAATGATTTGAAGGTGCTGCGAGACGCAATTAATAATGTCCAGGCTCCTGATTTGAATTTGTCTAGTTCGTCTCAATACCAAAAAGCCTCCCAACAATTGCCTAAAGCGTCCTTAGCTACGGCTTTTCTGAATCTTCCCGCGGTGGCAGAATGGCAAGGTTTAGAACTACCAGAAGTCACCTTTGATAGCCAAATTATTTCTTTGTCATTGAACTCCAAGGGAGTGTTAGCAGAAACTAATTTCCTGACTGATTCGGAAATTACGCCCGTTTCTCCACCACTGAATAAAACTGTAAAAGCGTTAGAATATATACCAGATGCGGCAGGTTTGGTGATTTCCAGTTCTCATTTAGACAATTTGGGTAACAGTGATTTAGCCAAACTCTGGACACAAGTAAAAACGGCTCTCTCTGGTTCTGGGACTGATGCTATTTCCAGCTTGGTAAAACCTTTGGCAGAAGTTGAGAAAAGCCAGGGGATAAACTTGGCAGAGGATATCTTTAGTTGGGTGAAAGGAGAATATGCCTTAGCGGTGTTACCCCGTGCTGGAGAAGTCACTGCTGATTGGGTGTTTGTAGTTGAAAAATTAGAGGCTGTCCCAGAAGGTATTTCTCGTTTAGATGCGATCGCATCATCCCGTGGACTCAGTATTAGTTCTTTCAACTTAAATCAACAAAAAATCTTTGCTTGGACAGAGTTAAATGCTGTAACTAAAGAAACCGATACTCAAGCACGCCCAGCATTTGCTATTGAGGCCGATGTCCAGGGAGTACACACAACTTTAGAAAATTACGAAATTTTCGCTTCCAATTTGGAAACTTTAAATGAAGTGATCACTACCAAAAACGGTTCTTTGAAGAGTGATAGCAATTTCCAAGATAGTATTGCGGCGATTCCCCAACCCAATCAGGGGTATGTCTATCTCGATTGGACAAAAAGCCAAACTTTGTTAGAGCGTCAGTTGCCGATTTTGCAGTTAGTGGAAGTCGTCGGTAAACCGTTTTTTCAAAACCTGCGATCGCTCACTATCAGCAGTTACGGTAGCGAAAAAGGATTGCTCAAAGGCGGAGTGTTATTCCGATTTTTGGACTAA